One segment of Spartobacteria bacterium DNA contains the following:
- a CDS encoding 3-isopropylmalate dehydratase large subunit, translating into MGKTLAQKIFDSHRVDEPFPGEEVLRIDVVMCHEITTPIAILDLVKKGKDRIFDTTKIKAVVDHVTPSKDSKTAAQAKILRDWARRHDVKDFFDVGRNGVCHAIFPEKGFIRPGYTVIMGDSHTCTHGAFGAFAAGVGTTDLEVGILKGVCAFRAPRTIRINIDGTLPKGVYAKDVILHVIQQMTVNGATDCVVEFVGPVVTAMSMESRMTMCNMAVEMGATSGICMPDETTLDYLWPFVAESYKNDRAAALSDFETWHSDADADFYKQINVDVSDMEPLMTVGYKPDQVKTIAEMAGSKVDQVYLGSCTNGRIEDLAVAAKILEGKTVHPMVRLIVSPATPKIYQEADALGYVKIFMDAGACLTNPTCGACLGMSNGVLADGEVCASTTNRNFAGRMGKGGMVHLMSPASAAATAIEGCIADPRNYL; encoded by the coding sequence ATGGGAAAAACACTCGCACAGAAAATATTTGATTCTCATCGCGTAGATGAGCCGTTTCCAGGGGAAGAGGTGCTGCGCATCGACGTGGTGATGTGTCACGAAATCACGACACCGATCGCTATTCTTGATCTGGTTAAGAAGGGTAAAGACCGCATCTTTGACACCACGAAAATCAAGGCGGTTGTCGATCATGTCACTCCGTCCAAGGATTCTAAAACCGCGGCGCAGGCCAAAATTCTGCGCGACTGGGCACGTCGTCATGACGTGAAAGATTTCTTCGATGTGGGGCGTAACGGCGTCTGTCATGCCATTTTTCCTGAAAAAGGATTTATTCGTCCCGGTTATACCGTGATCATGGGCGATTCACATACCTGCACGCATGGGGCGTTCGGAGCCTTTGCCGCCGGTGTGGGAACCACCGATTTGGAAGTGGGCATTCTCAAAGGGGTCTGTGCATTTCGCGCACCGCGCACCATTCGGATAAATATCGATGGAACGCTGCCCAAAGGCGTGTATGCCAAGGATGTGATTTTGCATGTGATTCAGCAGATGACGGTCAACGGCGCGACCGATTGTGTGGTGGAGTTTGTTGGCCCCGTGGTCACCGCCATGAGCATGGAAAGTCGGATGACCATGTGCAATATGGCCGTGGAAATGGGTGCCACCAGCGGTATATGTATGCCGGATGAAACCACGCTGGATTACCTGTGGCCCTTTGTGGCGGAATCCTACAAAAACGATCGCGCCGCAGCACTGTCCGATTTTGAGACATGGCATTCCGATGCTGATGCGGACTTCTATAAACAGATCAACGTGGATGTGTCGGACATGGAACCGCTGATGACAGTGGGCTACAAACCCGATCAGGTCAAAACCATCGCCGAAATGGCGGGCAGCAAAGTCGATCAGGTTTATCTGGGTTCCTGCACCAACGGTCGTATCGAAGATTTGGCGGTGGCGGCGAAGATTCTGGAAGGCAAAACCGTTCATCCCATGGTACGTCTGATTGTATCGCCGGCTACGCCGAAGATCTATCAGGAAGCCGATGCGCTGGGTTATGTGAAAATATTTATGGATGCCGGTGCGTGTCTGACCAATCCGACGTGCGGTGCCTGTCTGGGTATGTCCAACGGCGTATTAGCCGATGGTGAAGTCTGCGCATCGACCACCAATCGCAATTTTGCCGGACGTATGGGCAAGGGCGGGATGGTGCATCTGATGAGTCCGGCCAGCGCGGCGGCAACAGCCATCGAAGGCTGTATCGCGGATCCTCGTAACTATCTGTAA
- the ilvN gene encoding acetolactate synthase small subunit, whose amino-acid sequence MKKHIFSVLVENHFGVLARVANLFSARGYNISSLTVGETEDPSISRMTIVAVGDDSILEQIAKQLNKLIDVIKVRDITHRQHVERELVLMKINAPKATRADIIQAVDVFKGTIVSMTRDELGVELSGDSDKMDAFIEYIRPFGIKEMVRSGKIVMAR is encoded by the coding sequence ATGAAAAAACATATTTTTTCTGTGCTGGTTGAGAATCATTTCGGTGTACTGGCCCGGGTTGCCAATTTGTTTTCGGCACGCGGATACAATATCAGCAGTTTAACCGTCGGGGAAACGGAAGATCCGTCTATCTCCCGCATGACGATTGTGGCCGTTGGCGACGATTCGATTCTGGAGCAGATTGCTAAACAGCTGAACAAGCTGATTGACGTGATCAAGGTGCGCGATATTACCCATCGTCAGCATGTGGAAAGGGAATTGGTGCTGATGAAAATTAATGCGCCCAAGGCGACGCGTGCCGATATTATTCAGGCGGTGGATGTGTTTAAAGGCACCATTGTCAGTATGACGCGCGATGAGCTGGGCGTGGAATTAAGCGGCGATTCAGACAAGATGGATGCATTTATCGAGTACATTCGACCCTTCGGCATCAAAGAAATGGTGCGATCAGGCAAGATTGTGATGGCACGCTAA
- the ilvC gene encoding ketol-acid reductoisomerase, with product MEIYYEKDADLDLLKGKKIAVIGYGSQGHAQAQNLRDSGYDVVIGQRKGGKNYDLAIEHGFQPVSAAEAAAQADIIQILLPDELQKKVYYDDIAPSLTAGKALVFSHGFNIHFGQIEPPADVDVYMVAPKGPGHMVRRTFTLGSGVPCLISVYQDATGKARETAMAHACGVGGGRSGIIETTFKEETETDLFGEQVVLCGGLSELIRAGFDTLTEAGYAPEMAYFECLHEVKLITDLIYEGGIANMRDSISGTAEYGDLTRGRRIITDDTRKEMKKCLKEIQNGTFARDWILENQAGLPFYKMQKEIDKRHPIEVVGAKLRSMMTWLKK from the coding sequence ATGGAAATATATTACGAAAAAGATGCCGATCTGGACTTGCTGAAAGGCAAGAAGATTGCGGTCATCGGTTATGGTAGCCAGGGTCATGCCCAGGCTCAGAACCTGCGCGATTCGGGTTATGATGTAGTGATCGGTCAGCGCAAAGGCGGCAAGAATTATGATCTGGCCATTGAACATGGTTTCCAGCCGGTATCGGCCGCAGAAGCGGCTGCACAGGCTGATATCATCCAGATCCTGTTGCCGGATGAATTGCAGAAAAAAGTGTACTATGATGACATTGCCCCGTCATTGACCGCCGGCAAAGCACTGGTGTTCTCTCATGGTTTCAATATTCATTTTGGTCAGATTGAACCGCCTGCGGACGTCGATGTCTACATGGTTGCTCCTAAAGGACCGGGTCACATGGTTCGTCGTACATTTACACTGGGCAGCGGCGTACCCTGTCTGATCAGTGTGTATCAGGATGCTACGGGCAAAGCCCGCGAAACAGCAATGGCACATGCCTGTGGTGTGGGCGGCGGTCGTTCGGGCATTATTGAAACCACATTCAAAGAAGAAACCGAAACCGATTTGTTCGGCGAACAGGTTGTGCTGTGCGGTGGTTTGAGCGAACTGATTCGTGCTGGTTTCGATACTTTGACCGAAGCAGGTTATGCTCCGGAAATGGCCTATTTCGAATGTCTGCATGAAGTTAAACTGATTACCGATCTGATCTACGAAGGTGGTATTGCCAACATGCGCGATTCTATCTCCGGTACCGCGGAATACGGTGATCTGACACGTGGCCGTCGCATCATTACGGACGATACTCGCAAAGAAATGAAAAAGTGCCTGAAAGAAATTCAGAACGGCACCTTTGCACGTGACTGGATCCTTGAAAATCAGGCCGGATTGCCTTTCTACAAGATGCAGAAAGAAATCGATAAGCGCCATCCGATTGAAGTCGTCGGTGCCAAACTGCGCTCCATGATGACCTGGCTGAAGAAGTAA
- a CDS encoding four helix bundle protein — protein sequence MRDHTKLRASFELADEVAVLLYSMTRVFPKEEVYGLTSQMRRAAVSIPSNIVEGCARSSEADYVRFLGYAYGSARELGYQCSLAKRLGYFLDDEQHLLNKLQETEKVLGALIRSLR from the coding sequence ATGCGTGATCATACGAAACTTCGGGCCAGTTTTGAACTGGCTGATGAAGTGGCTGTTTTGCTGTACAGCATGACGCGCGTGTTTCCTAAAGAGGAAGTGTACGGTTTGACTTCGCAAATGCGTCGCGCCGCTGTATCGATTCCTTCAAATATTGTGGAGGGTTGTGCCAGAAGTTCAGAAGCCGATTATGTGCGCTTTCTTGGCTATGCATACGGATCGGCGAGGGAGTTGGGATACCAATGCAGCTTGGCTAAGCGGTTGGGATATTTTTTAGATGATGAACAGCATTTACTGAATAAATTGCAGGAAACAGAAAAAGTGCTCGGGGCACTGATTCGTTCTCTTAGATGA
- the ablA gene encoding lysine 2,3-aminomutase codes for MSPIFNDQQQELASQIDGKTSLNNWKDWKWQIKHSIRDVATFEKLMDVEFTPEERTALLETVDKFPLSVTPYYLSLIDREDFRNDPVFKQCIPNPSELIIGAHDMVDPLHEEADSPAPGITHRYPDRVLFHISNVCSMYCRHCTRKRKVGDQDFIPDREAIKAGLDYIRNTPQVRDVLLSGGDPFMLSDDYLDWILSEIETIEHVEVVRIGTRMPVVMPYRITTDLVNMLKKHQPLWINTHFNHPREITTSSREALRMLADGGFPLGNQSVLLAGVNDCPRIMRTLVHKLVQNRVRPYYIYQCDLSEGLSHFRTPVGKGIEIIESLRGHTSGFAVPTYVIDAPGGGGKIPVAPNYLISWSPHKVILRNYEGVITSYQEPENYQSVFCDHNCEDCQLTLQLDDADEYQSIGIEKLLSYADDAISLIPEDNERHQRREDDTAE; via the coding sequence GCCAGTCAGATTGACGGAAAAACATCGCTTAATAACTGGAAAGACTGGAAGTGGCAGATCAAGCATTCCATCCGCGATGTTGCGACGTTCGAAAAATTGATGGATGTCGAGTTTACCCCTGAAGAACGAACGGCCTTGCTCGAAACGGTTGATAAATTCCCATTAAGCGTAACGCCTTATTATCTCTCGCTGATTGATCGAGAAGACTTCCGAAACGACCCGGTATTCAAACAATGTATACCAAACCCGAGTGAGCTGATTATCGGCGCACACGACATGGTTGATCCGTTGCACGAAGAAGCGGACAGTCCGGCCCCGGGCATTACCCATCGCTATCCCGACCGCGTACTGTTCCATATCAGCAACGTCTGTTCCATGTACTGCCGCCATTGCACCCGCAAGCGCAAGGTGGGCGATCAGGATTTCATTCCCGACCGTGAAGCCATCAAGGCCGGGCTCGACTACATCCGCAATACCCCGCAGGTGCGTGATGTCCTGCTCTCCGGCGGGGATCCGTTCATGCTTTCCGATGACTATCTTGACTGGATTCTGAGCGAAATCGAAACGATCGAGCATGTGGAAGTGGTGCGCATCGGCACGCGTATGCCCGTGGTAATGCCTTACCGCATCACAACTGATTTGGTGAACATGCTCAAAAAGCATCAGCCGCTCTGGATCAATACCCACTTCAACCATCCGCGTGAAATCACCACATCATCCCGTGAAGCGCTGCGTATGTTGGCCGACGGTGGTTTCCCGCTGGGTAATCAGTCGGTACTGCTGGCGGGGGTCAACGACTGTCCGCGCATCATGCGCACGCTGGTGCACAAGTTGGTGCAGAATCGCGTACGACCTTACTACATTTATCAGTGTGATCTGTCCGAAGGGCTTTCCCATTTTCGTACTCCTGTCGGTAAAGGCATCGAGATCATTGAGAGTCTGCGCGGTCATACAAGCGGATTTGCCGTGCCCACCTATGTGATAGACGCGCCTGGTGGCGGCGGAAAAATCCCCGTGGCACCCAATTATTTGATCTCATGGAGTCCCCATAAGGTGATCCTTCGTAATTACGAAGGAGTAATCACCAGCTATCAGGAACCAGAAAACTATCAATCCGTCTTCTGCGACCACAATTGTGAGGACTGCCAGCTGACCCTTCAGCTTGATGATGCGGATGAGTACCAGTCCATCGGAATTGAAAAGCTGCTCAGTTATGCTGACGATGCCATATCGCTTATTCCTGAAGATAACGAACGCCACCAGCGCCGCGAAGACGATACGGCAGAATGA
- a CDS encoding 2-isopropylmalate synthase, with translation MDKVYIFDTTLRDGEQALRSSLSVKEKIVIARALTNLNVDIIEAGFPVSSPGDFESVKTIAEVIDGPVICGLARAVEKDIDACAQALKNCKNPRIHTFIGTSAIHATSKLRRTDEEILDMAVSMVKYARRFCDDVEFSCEDAGRTDPDVLCRIVESAIKAGARTVNIPDTVGYVVGTRFGEIIADLFNRVPNIGDAIISVHCHNDLGQAVSNSVQAVINGARQVECTVNGIGERAGNAALEEIAMILRLHSPSLNVDTGINTKRIYDTSRLVSRMCNMPIQPNKAIVGANAFVHSSGIHQDGMIKNKLCYEIMTPESIGLKANALNLTSRSGRAAVKNRLADLGYTEEDYNIDKVYENFLKVADRKGVVYDDDLIALIEIGSAEDTTKYKLTYLNATAGKDIVSTATVKVDVEGEDEPRTEAATGDGPVDAAYKAIDRVTGRTVKVIEYSLAAATGGRDALGDVKIIGEKDGIRYYAHGSSTDIVEASALAYINLLNKLERMAIVEQARINKNKSEE, from the coding sequence ATGGACAAAGTATATATATTCGACACGACACTGCGCGACGGCGAACAGGCCCTGCGCTCGAGCTTATCGGTTAAAGAAAAAATCGTCATAGCCCGTGCCCTGACGAATCTAAATGTCGATATTATCGAAGCGGGTTTTCCTGTGAGTTCACCGGGAGATTTTGAGAGCGTAAAAACCATCGCAGAGGTCATTGACGGCCCCGTGATTTGCGGATTGGCCCGCGCGGTTGAAAAGGACATTGATGCCTGCGCTCAGGCGCTGAAAAACTGTAAAAATCCGCGTATTCATACCTTTATCGGCACATCGGCCATTCATGCGACCAGTAAACTGCGCCGCACCGATGAGGAAATTCTGGACATGGCGGTTTCCATGGTCAAATATGCGCGCCGCTTTTGTGACGACGTTGAATTTTCCTGCGAAGATGCAGGACGCACCGATCCCGATGTATTGTGCCGGATTGTAGAATCCGCCATCAAAGCCGGTGCCCGTACCGTGAATATCCCTGATACAGTGGGTTATGTGGTGGGTACGCGTTTTGGAGAAATTATTGCGGATCTGTTTAACCGGGTTCCCAATATTGGTGATGCCATTATCTCGGTGCATTGTCACAACGATCTGGGTCAGGCGGTCAGTAATTCTGTTCAGGCCGTGATCAATGGCGCGCGTCAGGTGGAATGTACCGTGAACGGTATTGGCGAACGGGCTGGAAATGCCGCACTGGAAGAAATTGCCATGATTCTGCGTCTGCACAGTCCTTCGCTGAACGTGGACACCGGGATCAATACGAAGCGCATTTATGACACAAGCCGTTTGGTGAGTCGTATGTGCAATATGCCGATTCAGCCGAATAAGGCGATCGTCGGAGCCAATGCCTTTGTGCATTCCTCAGGTATTCATCAGGATGGAATGATTAAAAATAAACTGTGCTACGAAATCATGACGCCGGAATCCATTGGATTGAAGGCGAACGCGTTGAATCTGACTAGTCGCAGCGGTCGGGCCGCCGTGAAAAATCGTCTGGCCGATCTGGGATACACGGAAGAGGATTACAACATCGATAAGGTGTACGAAAATTTCCTGAAAGTGGCCGATAGAAAAGGCGTGGTATATGACGACGATTTGATTGCTTTGATAGAGATCGGGTCAGCCGAGGATACAACAAAGTACAAACTGACCTATCTGAATGCCACCGCCGGCAAAGATATTGTATCGACGGCCACCGTAAAAGTGGACGTGGAGGGCGAGGATGAACCTCGTACGGAAGCAGCCACAGGCGATGGACCTGTCGACGCGGCCTATAAAGCCATTGACCGCGTGACGGGCAGAACCGTGAAAGTGATTGAATACAGTCTGGCCGCAGCTACTGGCGGACGTGATGCGCTCGGCGATGTGAAAATTATTGGAGAAAAGGATGGCATCCGCTACTACGCCCATGGATCCAGCACGGACATTGTGGAAGCCTCGGCACTGGCCTATATTAATTTGCTCAACAAGCTGGAACGTATGGCCATCGTTGAACAGGCACGAATTAACAAAAATAAGTCGGAAGAATAG
- the ablB gene encoding putative beta-lysine N-acetyltransferase: MSDTLEKMGHSQIQHGPDNDRIYLMKFDPADMPGLVDQLDALAAAKGYTKIFAKVPVPHVPVFIQNGYRKEGIIPAFFNGKTDAAFLGKFINPARAVSAQCDEIEQIITLAQSKRGCAGRSLDASCTLRAAEEADAPELAEVYRKVFATYPFPVYDPAYLVETMRSHVCYFVAEKDGKIAAAASGEMDKENHNAEMTDFATLPEHLGNGLAFHLLRFMEPEMKQRGIVTVYTIARAVSPGMNITFAKCGYAFGGTLINNTQISGAIESMNLWYRSTNLPFRAL; the protein is encoded by the coding sequence ATGAGTGATACACTTGAAAAAATGGGCCATTCGCAGATTCAGCACGGTCCGGATAATGACCGAATCTATTTGATGAAGTTCGATCCTGCCGATATGCCAGGCCTTGTCGATCAGCTTGATGCACTGGCCGCAGCAAAGGGATACACCAAGATCTTTGCCAAAGTGCCCGTGCCGCACGTGCCGGTCTTTATTCAGAATGGCTACCGGAAGGAAGGGATCATTCCCGCATTTTTTAATGGGAAAACCGATGCGGCCTTTCTTGGTAAATTCATCAATCCGGCCCGTGCCGTTTCGGCGCAGTGCGACGAAATAGAACAGATCATCACCTTGGCGCAATCCAAAAGAGGATGTGCCGGCAGGTCGCTTGACGCCTCCTGCACCTTGCGTGCGGCGGAGGAAGCCGACGCTCCGGAACTGGCCGAGGTCTATCGGAAGGTGTTTGCCACCTACCCGTTCCCTGTTTACGATCCGGCCTACCTTGTTGAGACCATGCGCAGTCATGTCTGCTATTTCGTAGCGGAAAAGGACGGAAAAATTGCGGCCGCCGCATCGGGCGAAATGGATAAGGAAAACCATAATGCGGAGATGACTGATTTTGCCACGCTGCCGGAGCATCTCGGCAATGGACTGGCCTTTCACCTGTTAAGGTTTATGGAGCCGGAAATGAAGCAGCGCGGCATTGTCACGGTCTACACTATTGCCAGGGCGGTTTCGCCGGGCATGAATATCACCTTCGCCAAATGTGGTTACGCCTTCGGCGGTACGCTGATTAACAACACACAGATTTCCGGTGCTATCGAAAGCATGAATCTGTGGTATCGCTCCACCAATCTCCCTTTTCGTGCACTATGA
- the ilvD gene encoding dihydroxy-acid dehydratase — translation MRSDKVKVGLERAPHRALLKACGVTDADMGKPFIAVCNSYVDIVPGHTHLQEFGRLVKQAIRDAGGVPFEFNTMALCDGIAMGHNGMRFSLPSRELIADTVESMVSGHMFDGMVCIPNCDKIIPGMLMATVRLDIPTVFVSGGAMQAGCSKSGKVIDLISVFEAVGGRKQGTTTEEELKDMEDHACPTCGSCSGMFTANSMNCLCEAIGIALPGNGTRLAVSEERRELVRAAGKRIIELVQEQVLPSQIITRDALKNAFALDMAMGGSTNTVLHILALAYEAGIDFGLDDIAAISARTPYICKVSPANTIHIEDVDRVGGISAIMREVDKRGLMIRDCKSVSGKTIGEIVDAARDADGEVIRGLDNPYSNRGSLRILRGNLAPDGSVVKAGAVDPKMMKHTGPAVIFESQEEACEGIMSGSIKEGDVIVIRYEGPAGGPGMQEMLSPTAMISGMGLGDKCALITDGRFSGGTRGACIGHISPEAAARGPIAALKDGDMIDIDIDEGVLAVQLDAEEIQRRLSELPPFESKVDSRWLRRYARMVRSADTGAVLE, via the coding sequence ATGCGAAGTGATAAGGTAAAAGTTGGTCTGGAACGGGCGCCTCATCGGGCGTTATTGAAGGCATGCGGTGTAACTGATGCAGATATGGGCAAGCCGTTTATTGCGGTCTGCAATTCTTATGTCGATATTGTTCCGGGCCATACGCATTTGCAGGAATTCGGAAGACTGGTTAAACAGGCAATCCGTGATGCAGGCGGTGTTCCTTTTGAATTTAATACCATGGCGCTGTGTGACGGCATTGCTATGGGGCATAACGGCATGCGCTTTTCTCTGCCTTCACGGGAGCTGATTGCTGACACCGTGGAGAGCATGGTTTCCGGGCATATGTTTGACGGCATGGTTTGTATACCGAATTGCGACAAGATCATACCTGGCATGCTGATGGCTACGGTCCGTCTGGATATTCCCACGGTATTTGTCAGCGGCGGCGCCATGCAGGCCGGTTGTTCGAAATCAGGTAAAGTGATCGATTTGATCAGTGTTTTTGAAGCGGTAGGCGGTCGTAAACAGGGGACGACGACAGAAGAAGAACTGAAAGACATGGAAGACCATGCCTGTCCGACGTGTGGCAGCTGTTCGGGTATGTTTACCGCCAATTCGATGAATTGTCTGTGCGAAGCCATTGGTATTGCGCTTCCGGGCAATGGAACGCGGCTGGCTGTTTCTGAAGAACGCCGTGAGCTGGTACGGGCCGCCGGCAAACGGATTATCGAGCTGGTACAGGAGCAGGTGCTACCGTCGCAGATCATTACACGCGACGCGCTGAAAAATGCTTTTGCATTGGATATGGCCATGGGCGGTTCCACGAATACGGTTTTACATATTCTGGCACTGGCATATGAAGCCGGTATTGATTTCGGGCTGGATGACATTGCGGCGATTTCTGCCAGGACGCCGTACATTTGTAAAGTGAGCCCCGCAAACACCATTCATATTGAAGATGTGGATCGGGTGGGCGGTATTTCGGCCATTATGAGAGAAGTGGACAAACGCGGACTGATGATCCGCGACTGCAAGTCCGTTTCAGGTAAAACCATTGGCGAAATTGTGGACGCGGCCAGGGATGCTGACGGCGAAGTGATTCGCGGTCTGGATAATCCGTATTCAAATCGCGGCAGTCTGCGGATTTTGCGTGGTAATCTGGCTCCGGACGGTTCCGTGGTAAAAGCGGGAGCGGTAGATCCGAAGATGATGAAACACACGGGGCCTGCGGTGATTTTTGAAAGTCAGGAAGAGGCCTGCGAAGGAATTATGTCGGGCAGTATTAAAGAAGGCGATGTCATCGTGATTCGTTACGAAGGTCCTGCGGGCGGTCCGGGGATGCAGGAAATGCTGTCGCCGACGGCCATGATATCCGGCATGGGATTGGGCGATAAATGTGCGTTGATTACGGATGGTCGTTTCAGTGGCGGTACACGCGGAGCCTGCATTGGTCATATTTCGCCGGAAGCGGCGGCTCGCGGCCCCATTGCGGCATTAAAAGATGGTGATATGATTGACATTGATATTGATGAAGGCGTGCTGGCAGTTCAGCTGGACGCTGAGGAGATACAGAGGCGTTTGTCGGAGCTTCCCCCCTTCGAATCGAAGGTGGATAGTCGGTGGCTGCGGCGCTACGCCCGCATGGTACGCTCTGCCGATACCGGTGCCGTGCTGGAGTAG
- a CDS encoding addiction module protein, whose product MTAMLDRVEKDALCLPEAERAFLVDRLINSLGENAMNDVDAAWLVEIEKRFDEYKRGTRKPVPSRMVFEEAEQMTK is encoded by the coding sequence ATGACTGCTATGCTTGATAGAGTTGAAAAAGACGCATTATGCCTTCCCGAAGCGGAACGGGCATTTTTGGTGGATCGACTGATTAATTCGCTTGGAGAAAATGCGATGAATGATGTTGATGCGGCATGGCTGGTTGAAATTGAAAAGCGTTTTGATGAGTATAAGCGAGGCACACGCAAACCCGTACCTTCTAGGATGGTGTTTGAGGAAGCGGAGCAAATGACCAAATGA
- the ilvB gene encoding biosynthetic-type acetolactate synthase large subunit codes for MTKRMSGAEILIDALVQEGVDVMFGYPGGVVIPIFDVLYKNEDRIRFILSRHEQGAAHMADGYARSTGKVGVCLATSGPGATNLTTGIATAYLDSVPMVAITGQVRSSLIGSDAFQEADMVGITRSITKHNYLVDDIRSLPRIIKEAFYIARTGRPGPVLIDLPVDVSAGFLDDYVYPDSVDMRGYKPNVQGHSKQIHKVAEAFAEAQKPVIYAGGGIKLSGAWDELLELAEKTNTPVTATLLALGVFPQDHELFIGMPGMHGTQTANFALTECDLIVSIGARFDDRVTGDVNKFAPQAKIAHIDIDPAAISKIIKVDIPVVGDAKQTLQELIPMVAAREKNGWCHQISEWKKLYNVPFEQGSGSVIKPQYVVQRLSDLCPSDTFVATEVGQNQMWAAQYYTWRFPRQLMTSGGLGTMGYGLPAALGVQAANPGRTVINIAGDGSIQMNSQEWATAFVEKLPVKTFILNNEYLGMVRQWQQLFWERRYSSTCLKETPDCGRTCEKTGKPCDRMYVPDFVKLAEAYNCLGLRCSDPAKIDETIKQALAYDGPVVVEFIVEKEANVYPMVPAGKPINEMLEGDA; via the coding sequence ATGACGAAAAGAATGTCAGGAGCAGAAATTTTAATCGATGCGCTGGTTCAGGAAGGAGTCGACGTGATGTTCGGCTATCCGGGCGGCGTGGTGATTCCTATATTTGATGTTTTGTATAAGAATGAAGATCGGATACGTTTTATTCTGTCGCGCCATGAACAGGGCGCGGCGCATATGGCGGACGGCTATGCCCGTTCGACGGGAAAAGTGGGCGTTTGTCTGGCTACATCGGGTCCGGGCGCTACGAATTTGACCACCGGTATTGCTACTGCCTATCTGGATTCAGTCCCAATGGTGGCGATTACCGGGCAGGTTCGCAGCAGTCTGATTGGATCGGATGCCTTTCAGGAAGCCGACATGGTGGGCATCACGCGGTCGATCACCAAGCATAATTACTTGGTGGACGATATCAGGTCGCTGCCTCGTATCATCAAAGAAGCCTTCTATATTGCTCGCACAGGGCGACCCGGGCCGGTGCTGATTGATTTGCCGGTGGATGTTTCCGCTGGTTTTCTGGATGATTATGTTTATCCGGACAGCGTGGATATGCGTGGATACAAACCCAATGTCCAAGGACATTCCAAGCAGATTCATAAAGTGGCGGAAGCTTTCGCAGAAGCGCAGAAGCCGGTGATCTATGCCGGGGGCGGGATCAAACTGTCTGGCGCATGGGATGAGCTGCTGGAGCTGGCCGAAAAAACCAATACGCCGGTGACGGCCACACTTCTGGCACTGGGTGTTTTCCCTCAGGATCACGAACTGTTCATTGGTATGCCCGGGATGCATGGCACACAGACGGCGAACTTTGCTTTGACGGAATGCGATTTGATTGTGTCCATCGGTGCCCGTTTTGACGATCGGGTGACAGGTGACGTGAACAAGTTTGCCCCTCAGGCCAAGATTGCGCACATCGACATTGATCCGGCTGCCATCAGCAAAATTATCAAGGTGGATATTCCGGTGGTGGGCGATGCGAAACAGACCTTGCAGGAACTGATCCCCATGGTTGCGGCACGAGAGAAAAACGGCTGGTGCCATCAGATCAGTGAATGGAAGAAATTATATAATGTTCCGTTCGAACAGGGAAGTGGTTCGGTGATCAAGCCACAGTATGTGGTGCAGCGTCTGAGTGATCTGTGTCCTTCGGATACCTTTGTTGCGACGGAGGTGGGTCAGAATCAGATGTGGGCCGCACAATATTATACATGGAGGTTTCCACGTCAGCTGATGACATCGGGCGGATTGGGCACCATGGGCTACGGATTGCCGGCGGCACTGGGTGTTCAGGCGGCTAATCCTGGGCGCACCGTGATTAATATTGCGGGAGACGGCAGTATTCAGATGAACAGTCAGGAATGGGCCACGGCGTTTGTCGAGAAATTACCGGTGAAGACGTTTATTCTGAATAACGAGTATCTGGGCATGGTGCGTCAGTGGCAGCAGCTGTTTTGGGAACGTCGGTATTCTTCGACGTGCCTGAAAGAAACGCCGGATTGCGGACGCACCTGCGAGAAAACAGGCAAGCCCTGTGATCGCATGTACGTGCCCGATTTTGTCAAACTGGCCGAAGCCTACAACTGTTTGGGACTGCGTTGTTCCGATCCGGCAAAGATCGACGAAACGATCAAGCAGGCCTTGGCGTATGACGGGCCGGTTGTGGTTGAATTTATCGTTGAGAAAGAAGCGAACGTGTATCCCATGGTCCCCGCAGGAAAACCCATCAATGAAATGCTGGAAGGAGACGCATAA